CCTTCGAAACACCCGCGGGGCCCAAGGGCGTGTTCGGTCCGATCATGAGCCGCATGCCTGAGGGTGCCGACGGGGTCGAGTTGTGGGACGCAATGGTCAAGCTCGCGACCCACGACGGGTTCTGGGAACTGAAACGGACCCGCACCGAAGACCCACACCTTCCGGCGCGACCCTGAGGCGGCTCTAGCCCGATGAGCAACCGCTTGGAGGTGCTCACGTGACCCGGACCTTGTGCTGCGGCTGGTTACGGCGCCGGAGGCTGGGCAGCAACGGTCGCGAGCCATCGGCCCATCGACCTGAGGGCGCTGTCGGCCTCGGGAAGAACACCGGCGAACATGTGCCACACATGCGGCATCTCGTCGTATAGGTGTTCGGTTACGTCGACACCCTGGGCGCGGGCGCGTTCGGCAAATCGGGTCGTGTCGTCGCGCAAGATCTCCGCTCGACTGGCTTGAAGCAGAATCGGAGGCAGGCCGTGCAGGTCGGCGAACAGGGGAGAAGCGTAGGGGTGATCGAACCGGGACGGGCCCGCGTATAGATCGGCCGAGTATCGAAGTCCGTCAGCGGTCAGCATCAGGTCTGTCGCAGCGCAAGTCGTCACGGACGACCCAGATGCCGTGAGATCGGTCCATGCCGACAGCGCTATCGCCGCCACCGGGAGGGCGACGTCCTGGTCTCGGAGCGCGACGAGCGTGGCCAGGGCGAGCCCACCGCCCGCAGAGTTGCCGGCGACCGCGATCCGTTTGGCGAGAACACCGGAGTCGAGCAACCATCGATAGGTGGCGACCGTGTCATCGACCGCCGCTGGGAACGGGTGCTCGGGGGCGAGCCGGTAGTCGATCGACAGGACGCGGCGTCGGGTCGCGTCAGACAGCAGCGACGAGAACCATCGATTGGTTGCGAGTGACCCGATCGAGTAGGCGCCGCCGTGCAGGCTCACCAAGACGTCTTCACTGTCGGCTCCGGGGGCGACCACCCACTCGGCGGGAACGCCGTCCGCATCGACGGGCGCGATGGTCGTGCCGGTCAACG
Above is a genomic segment from Acidimicrobiales bacterium containing:
- a CDS encoding alpha/beta hydrolase is translated as MASEELEFVNDLLGSFSLDGLTVAEQRQVMEQSASAPLTGTTIAPVDADGVPAEWVVAPGADSEDVLVSLHGGAYSIGSLATNRWFSSLLSDATRRRVLSIDYRLAPEHPFPAAVDDTVATYRWLLDSGVLAKRIAVAGNSAGGGLALATLVALRDQDVALPVAAIALSAWTDLTASGSSVTTCAATDLMLTADGLRYSADLYAGPSRFDHPYASPLFADLHGLPPILLQASRAEILRDDTTRFAERARAQGVDVTEHLYDEMPHVWHMFAGVLPEADSALRSMGRWLATVAAQPPAP